One genomic window of Plasmodium falciparum 3D7 genome assembly, chromosome: 10 includes the following:
- a CDS encoding single-strand telomeric DNA-binding protein GBP2, putative, with protein sequence MSMENNSPSKGCRVYVGNLPWKVTWPILKNHMKKAGDVVRVDIFEDTQGRSKGCGIVEYATYEEAQEAISSLNDSKLEDRLIFVREDREENSGNFEKRKFNNVRKDKFYESRRRRDYDYRKEYRRDDYRRDFRRDEFRRGGGEFRRDYRRDEFRRGGGEFRRSSKRNCTLIVYNLPPQVTWKELKDLFRKHGRVVRADLKNEDNSSKELIGVVIMENEYEAKNAIDALNFCNFDGYILKVNYENNE encoded by the exons ATGTCGATGGAAAATAAT agCCCAAGCAAAGGTTGTAGAGTGTATGTTGGAAATTTACCCTGGAAGGTTACGTGGccaattttaaaaaatcacATGAAAAAGGCAGGAGATGTTGTAAGAGTTGATATTTTTGAAGATACACAAGGAAGATCAAAG GGTTGTGGTATTGTTGAATATGCTACATACGAAGAAGCTCAAGAAGCAATCAGCAGCTTGAACGATTCAAAGTTGGaag ATCGCCTAATTTTCGTGAGGGAAGATAGAGAAGAAAATTCTGGTAATTTCGAAAAGAGAAAATTCAACAACGTAAGAAAAGATAAATTTTACGAGTCAAGGAGAAGAAGAGATTATGACTACAGGAAGGAATACAGAAGGGATGATTACAGAAGAGATTTTAGAAGAGATGAATTTAGAAGAGGAGGTGGTGAATTTAGACGAGATTATAGAAGAGATGAATTTAGAAGAGGTGGTGGCGAATTTAGAAGATCTAGTAAGAGAAATTGTACCTTGATTGTTTATAATTTACCTCCACAAGTAACTTGGAAAGAATTAAAAGATTTATTTAGAAAACATGGAAGAGTTGTAAGAGcagatttaaaaaatgaagataattcTTCCAAAGAATTAATTGGTGTTGTTATTATGGAAAATGAATATGAAGCAAAAAATGCAATCGATGCTTTAAACTTTTGTAACTTTGatggatatatattaaaagttaattatgaaaataacgaataa